The Phormidium sp. PBR-2020 DNA segment ACAAGCCTTCAAACGGGTTTGAATTGAACCACTATATTCAATTCCCTTAGACTTAATCCGATAGGGAGCGCTCAAGGGACGATACTTCTCTAACCAATGGCTTTCGAGTTGAGTCAACAGTTCCCGTGCAGCGGGCAACTGACCCGTCTCCTCAATGGACGGGCGATCGCCATCTGTACTAAGTTCCAAAGAGACTTGAAACCCTACATGATCTAGGTTACCAGTGAGTTTTAATGTTACGAGTTTTGTCACAACTCCTCCTTAATTATCGTTTAAATAACAAAGTGTTCTAGAAAACTCACACTCCCCAACGCCACTTTAACACCAAACTTCTCCTGAGGCTGACCACTAAAGTTGAGTTTAATGTGTTCCGAACTTTTAGCCAGAGCCTGCATCACCGAATGCCCGTCCTCATCTAAAATAGAAATCTCCAGATTAAACGGCAACTCAGATCGTCGATCCAAAGACTGAATTTCTACCGAAATATCCATTTCCTCAGAAATTTCTGAATCCAAACTAATCAGAAGGGCGATCGCCTCATCCATCCCCTCAAAATGAAGCAGTTTCCCCCGTCTAATCACCGACTTACTCCGAGTCTCCATACTGCTCACCGGACCTCTAACTGCCCAAGCAGAGGTCAAATTTTGTCCCGAGACTAAGTTCTCCAGACTTTCCCATCCCTCATCCAACCGACCTCGAAGCCACTGAGTTAGTTGAGTGACGGGAGAGGGAGTTGATGACAACTGGAGTTCCAAGTCGTCCACCTTAGACAAAAACCCCTCCAGGTCATCCCAGTCTTGCAGAGAAAACTGTTCCCCTTCGCCCATTAGTCTCTCACGAAACCCCAGCAAAATTGCCTCATGGGACTCTTCATCCAAAGCAACAGCAATATAGCCAATTTTATCAGATTGAGCCTCTTGAGCAATCGTCACCCGATCGGATTTTGCGGCTACAGCACAACACTCAACTCGCCCCAAATTC contains these protein-coding regions:
- a CDS encoding DUF1822 family protein; amino-acid sequence: MNYNYHELTFNVPITQTMRLKASNVSQYQDKPDKSEQVYRNILAVLAVDYYCQCMGIETSLESSHVWNPTWQVLADSADLELTNLGRVECCAVAAKSDRVTIAQEAQSDKIGYIAVALDEESHEAILLGFRERLMGEGEQFSLQDWDDLEGFLSKVDDLELQLSSTPSPVTQLTQWLRGRLDEGWESLENLVSGQNLTSAWAVRGPVSSMETRSKSVIRRGKLLHFEGMDEAIALLISLDSEISEEMDISVEIQSLDRRSELPFNLEISILDEDGHSVMQALAKSSEHIKLNFSGQPQEKFGVKVALGSVSFLEHFVI